A single genomic interval of Dromiciops gliroides isolate mDroGli1 chromosome 1, mDroGli1.pri, whole genome shotgun sequence harbors:
- the PLPP6 gene encoding phospholipid phosphatase 6: MFGHTSCPTDTVRALRPSSRSRAADMSSPRRSVDGRPASAGAGAGTGTGGGGSLPGSPAHGSHGGGGRFEFQSLLNSRGPGAEPSAARLRASESPVHRRGSFPLAAAAAPSPPPPPLPEEDCMKLNPSFVDIALRSLLAIDLWMSKRLGVCAGEKSSWGSARPLMKLLEISGHGILWLAGTAYCLYRSDSWAGREVLVNLLFALLLDLGLVALLKGLVRRRRPSHNQMDMFFTFSVDKYSFPSGHATRAALVSRFILHHLVLAIPLRVLIVLWAFILGLSRVMLGRHNVTDVAFGFVFGYIQYSIVDYFWLSPFNAPAVFALWNPQ, encoded by the coding sequence ATGTTCGGGCACACCTCCTGCCCCACCGACACTGTCCGGGCTCTGCGGCCGAGCTCGCGGTCACGGGCTGCTGACATGTCCAGCCCCCGGAGAAGCGTGGACGGCCGCCCAGCGAgcgcgggggcgggggcggggacgGGCACGGGGGGCGGTGGCAGCCTCCCGGGCAGCCCCGCTCACGGGAGCCACGGCGGCGGCGGCAGGTTTGAGTTCCAGTCCCTGCTGAACAGCCGCGGCCCCGGCGCCGAGCCGAGCGCGGCGCGGCTCCGGGCCTCCGAGAGCCCGGTGCACCGGCGCGGCTCTTTCCCCTTGGCCGCGGCGGCCGCGCcgtccccgcccccgccccctctGCCCGAGGAGGACTGCATGAAGCTGAACCCTTCCTTCGTGGACATCGCCCTCCGCTCCTTGCTGGCCATTGACTTGTGGATGTCCAAGAGGCTGGGCGTGTGCGCCGGGGAGAAGTCGTCCTGGGGCAGCGCCAGGCCCCTCATGAAGCTGCTGGAGATCTCGGGCCACGGCATCCTGTGGCTGGCCGGCACCGCATACTGCCTGTACCGAAGTGACAGCTGGGCCGGCCGAGAGGTGCTGGTCAACCTGCTTTTCGCTCTGCTCCTGGACTTGGGCTTGGTGGCGCTGCTCAAAGGGCTCGTCAGGCGGCGAAGACCCTCGCACAACCAGATGGACATGTTTTTCACGTTCTCGGTGGACAAGTATTCCTTCCCCTCCGGCCACGCCACCAGGGCCGCCCTGGTGTCTCGGTTCATCTTGCACCACTTGGTGCTGGCCATTCCTCTGAGAGTGTTGATAGTGCTGTGGGCCTTCATCTTGGGCCTCTCCAGGGTCATGCTGGGAAGGCACAATGTCACAGACGTAGCTTTTGGATTTGTCTTTGGTTACATACAGTACAGTATAGTGGATTATTTTTGGCTGTCTCCCTTCAATGCCCCTGCTGTTTTTGCTCTGTGGAATCCCCAGTAA